One genomic segment of Homo sapiens chromosome 14, GRCh38.p14 Primary Assembly includes these proteins:
- the CCDC198 gene encoding factor associated with metabolism and energy isoform X2, whose amino-acid sequence MYFDIPLEHRETSIIKRHPPQRLQKLEPIDLPRVITSGRLLSQREARTMHKAKQVLEKKMQTPMYTSENRQYLHKMQVLEMIRKRQEAQMELKKSLHGEARINKQSPRDHKAKKTLQSTPRNDDHDLLTMLPDEILNRGPDRVSLLLPRLECNGMISAHRKLRLPSSNDSPASASRVAGITGNSKNTEFLKHQAVNNYCPWKIGKMETWLHEQEAQGQLLWDSSSSDSDEQGKDEKKPRALVRTRTERIPLFDEFFDQE is encoded by the exons ATGTATTTTGACATCCCACTGGAACACAGAGAAACAAGTATTATTAAAAGGCATCCACCCCAAAGACTTCAA AAGCTTGAACCCATTGACTTGCCACGAGTAATTACTTCAGGAagactcctgagccagcgagaagCCAGGACAATGCACAAAGCAAAG CAGGtactagaaaagaaaatgcaaactccAATGTATACTTCTGAGAACAGACAATATTTGCATAAGATGCAAGTGCTGGAAATGATCCGTAAAAGACAAGAG GCCCAAATGGAGTTAAAGAAAAGTCTTCATGGAGAGGCAAGAATTAATAAGCAAAGTCCAAGGGACCATAAAGCCAAGAAAACCCTTCAAAGCACCCCAAGGAATGATGACCATGACCTTCTAACCATGTTGCCTGATGAAATCTTGAACAGAGGTCCCG acagagtttcgctcctgttacccaggctggagtgcaatggcatgatctcggctcaccgcaaacttcgcctcccaagttcaaatgattctcctgcctcagcctcccgagtagctgggattacag gaaATTCAAAGAATACAGAATTTTTGAAACATCAAGCAGTGAATAACTACTGTCCCTGGAAAATTGGCAAAATGGAAACATGGCTTCATGAACAAGAGGCCCAGGGACAGCTTCTCTGGGACAGTTCCAGCTCTGACTCAGATGAGCAGGGGAAAGATGAGAAGAAGCCACGAGCACTGGTGAGGACCAGGACAGAGAGAATCCCACTTTTCGATGAGTTTTTTGATCAAGAATAA
- the CCDC198 gene encoding factor associated with metabolism and energy isoform X9, with product MNLKGFIRNFLDKMKLEPIDLPRVITSGRLLSQREARTMHKAKQVLEKKMQTPMYTSENRQYLHKMQVLEMIRKRQEAQMELKKSLHGEARINKQSPRDHKAKKTLQSTPRNDDHDLLTMLPDEILNRGPGNSKNTEFLKHQAVNNYCPWKIGKMETWLHEQEAQGQLLWDSSSSDSDEQGKDEKKPRALVRTRTERIPLFDEFFDQE from the exons ATGAATTTAAAAGGCTTCATAAGGAATTTCTTGGATAAAATG AAGCTTGAACCCATTGACTTGCCACGAGTAATTACTTCAGGAagactcctgagccagcgagaagCCAGGACAATGCACAAAGCAAAG CAGGtactagaaaagaaaatgcaaactccAATGTATACTTCTGAGAACAGACAATATTTGCATAAGATGCAAGTGCTGGAAATGATCCGTAAAAGACAAGAG GCCCAAATGGAGTTAAAGAAAAGTCTTCATGGAGAGGCAAGAATTAATAAGCAAAGTCCAAGGGACCATAAAGCCAAGAAAACCCTTCAAAGCACCCCAAGGAATGATGACCATGACCTTCTAACCATGTTGCCTGATGAAATCTTGAACAGAGGTCCCG gaaATTCAAAGAATACAGAATTTTTGAAACATCAAGCAGTGAATAACTACTGTCCCTGGAAAATTGGCAAAATGGAAACATGGCTTCATGAACAAGAGGCCCAGGGACAGCTTCTCTGGGACAGTTCCAGCTCTGACTCAGATGAGCAGGGGAAAGATGAGAAGAAGCCACGAGCACTGGTGAGGACCAGGACAGAGAGAATCCCACTTTTCGATGAGTTTTTTGATCAAGAATAA
- the CCDC198 gene encoding factor associated with metabolism and energy isoform X8, translating into MHKAKQVLEKKMQTPMYTSENRQYLHKMQVLEMIRKRQEAQMELKKSLHGEARINKQSPRDHKAKKTLQSTPRNDDHDLLTMLPDEILNRGPDRVSLLLPRLECNGMISAHRKLRLPSSNDSPASASRVAGITGNSKNTEFLKHQAVNNYCPWKIGKMETWLHEQEAQGQLLWDSSSSDSDEQGKDEKKPRALVRTRTERIPLFDEFFDQE; encoded by the exons ATGCACAAAGCAAAG CAGGtactagaaaagaaaatgcaaactccAATGTATACTTCTGAGAACAGACAATATTTGCATAAGATGCAAGTGCTGGAAATGATCCGTAAAAGACAAGAG GCCCAAATGGAGTTAAAGAAAAGTCTTCATGGAGAGGCAAGAATTAATAAGCAAAGTCCAAGGGACCATAAAGCCAAGAAAACCCTTCAAAGCACCCCAAGGAATGATGACCATGACCTTCTAACCATGTTGCCTGATGAAATCTTGAACAGAGGTCCCG acagagtttcgctcctgttacccaggctggagtgcaatggcatgatctcggctcaccgcaaacttcgcctcccaagttcaaatgattctcctgcctcagcctcccgagtagctgggattacag gaaATTCAAAGAATACAGAATTTTTGAAACATCAAGCAGTGAATAACTACTGTCCCTGGAAAATTGGCAAAATGGAAACATGGCTTCATGAACAAGAGGCCCAGGGACAGCTTCTCTGGGACAGTTCCAGCTCTGACTCAGATGAGCAGGGGAAAGATGAGAAGAAGCCACGAGCACTGGTGAGGACCAGGACAGAGAGAATCCCACTTTTCGATGAGTTTTTTGATCAAGAATAA
- the CCDC198 gene encoding factor associated with metabolism and energy isoform X3 translates to MNLKGFIRNFLDKMKLEPIDLPRVITSGRLLSQREARTMHKAKQVLEKKMQTPMYTSENRQYLHKMQVLEMIRKRQEAQMELKKSLHGEARINKQSPRDHKAKKTLQSTPRNDDHDLLTMLPDEILNRGPDRVSLLLPRLECNGMISAHRKLRLPSSNDSPASASRVAGITGNSKNTEFLKHQAVNNYCPWKIGKMETWLHEQEAQGQLLWDSSSSDSDEQGKDEKKPRALVRTRTERIPLFDEFFDQE, encoded by the exons ATGAATTTAAAAGGCTTCATAAGGAATTTCTTGGATAAAATG AAGCTTGAACCCATTGACTTGCCACGAGTAATTACTTCAGGAagactcctgagccagcgagaagCCAGGACAATGCACAAAGCAAAG CAGGtactagaaaagaaaatgcaaactccAATGTATACTTCTGAGAACAGACAATATTTGCATAAGATGCAAGTGCTGGAAATGATCCGTAAAAGACAAGAG GCCCAAATGGAGTTAAAGAAAAGTCTTCATGGAGAGGCAAGAATTAATAAGCAAAGTCCAAGGGACCATAAAGCCAAGAAAACCCTTCAAAGCACCCCAAGGAATGATGACCATGACCTTCTAACCATGTTGCCTGATGAAATCTTGAACAGAGGTCCCG acagagtttcgctcctgttacccaggctggagtgcaatggcatgatctcggctcaccgcaaacttcgcctcccaagttcaaatgattctcctgcctcagcctcccgagtagctgggattacag gaaATTCAAAGAATACAGAATTTTTGAAACATCAAGCAGTGAATAACTACTGTCCCTGGAAAATTGGCAAAATGGAAACATGGCTTCATGAACAAGAGGCCCAGGGACAGCTTCTCTGGGACAGTTCCAGCTCTGACTCAGATGAGCAGGGGAAAGATGAGAAGAAGCCACGAGCACTGGTGAGGACCAGGACAGAGAGAATCCCACTTTTCGATGAGTTTTTTGATCAAGAATAA
- the CCDC198 gene encoding factor associated with metabolism and energy isoform 4 (isoform 4 is encoded by transcript variant 4), with product MNLKGFIRNFLDKMKLEPIDLPRVITSGRLLSQREARTMHKAKVLEKKMQTPMYTSENRQYLHKMQVLEMIRKRQEAQMELKKSLHGEARINKQSPRDHKAKKTLQSTPRNDDHDLLTMLPDEILNRGPGNSKNTEFLKHQAVNNYCPWKIGKMETWLHEQEAQGQLLWDSSSSDSDEQGKDEKKPRALVRTRTERIPLFDEFFDQE from the exons ATGAATTTAAAAGGCTTCATAAGGAATTTCTTGGATAAAATG AAGCTTGAACCCATTGACTTGCCACGAGTAATTACTTCAGGAagactcctgagccagcgagaagCCAGGACAATGCACAAAGCAAAG GtactagaaaagaaaatgcaaactccAATGTATACTTCTGAGAACAGACAATATTTGCATAAGATGCAAGTGCTGGAAATGATCCGTAAAAGACAAGAG GCCCAAATGGAGTTAAAGAAAAGTCTTCATGGAGAGGCAAGAATTAATAAGCAAAGTCCAAGGGACCATAAAGCCAAGAAAACCCTTCAAAGCACCCCAAGGAATGATGACCATGACCTTCTAACCATGTTGCCTGATGAAATCTTGAACAGAGGTCCCG gaaATTCAAAGAATACAGAATTTTTGAAACATCAAGCAGTGAATAACTACTGTCCCTGGAAAATTGGCAAAATGGAAACATGGCTTCATGAACAAGAGGCCCAGGGACAGCTTCTCTGGGACAGTTCCAGCTCTGACTCAGATGAGCAGGGGAAAGATGAGAAGAAGCCACGAGCACTGGTGAGGACCAGGACAGAGAGAATCCCACTTTTCGATGAGTTTTTTGATCAAGAATAA
- the CCDC198 gene encoding factor associated with metabolism and energy isoform 5 (isoform 5 is encoded by transcript variant 6) has translation MYFDIPLEHRETSIIKRHPPQRLQKLEPIDLPRVITSGRLLSQREARTMHKAKVLEKKMQTPMYTSENRQYLHKMQVLEMIRKRQEAQMELKKSLHGEARINKQSPRDHKAKKTLQSTPRNDDHDLLTMLPDEILNRGPGQTHS, from the exons ATGTATTTTGACATCCCACTGGAACACAGAGAAACAAGTATTATTAAAAGGCATCCACCCCAAAGACTTCAA AAGCTTGAACCCATTGACTTGCCACGAGTAATTACTTCAGGAagactcctgagccagcgagaagCCAGGACAATGCACAAAGCAAAG GtactagaaaagaaaatgcaaactccAATGTATACTTCTGAGAACAGACAATATTTGCATAAGATGCAAGTGCTGGAAATGATCCGTAAAAGACAAGAG GCCCAAATGGAGTTAAAGAAAAGTCTTCATGGAGAGGCAAGAATTAATAAGCAAAGTCCAAGGGACCATAAAGCCAAGAAAACCCTTCAAAGCACCCCAAGGAATGATGACCATGACCTTCTAACCATGTTGCCTGATGAAATCTTGAACAGAGGTCCCG GGCAAACCCACAGTTGA